A genomic region of Oscillatoria sp. FACHB-1407 contains the following coding sequences:
- a CDS encoding Fe(3+) ABC transporter substrate-binding protein, which translates to MSISRRAFVRAGLGAGSALTAIALGSLGQAKSGLAQGTSGGVLNLYSARHYDTDDALYSSFSERTGVQINLVEADADQLIERIKSEGTNSPADIFMTVDAGRLWRAQQEGLLQPVSSRTLEQAIPANLREPQGHWFGLSKRARVIVYNKERVNPAELSTYENLADPKWRGRILVRSSTHVYNQSLTGAILAAAGAEATEAWARGLVANFARPPEGNDTAQIQAVAAGVGDLAIVNTYYMARLAKSQNPEEQAVAERVALFFPNQRDRGTHVNISGAGVLRNARNKEAAVAFLEHLVSTQAQEIFAIGNNEYPVVPGAPIDSTIRGFGQFREDSVNAAVFGRNNAEALRIMDRAGWR; encoded by the coding sequence ATGAGTATTTCGAGACGTGCTTTTGTGAGAGCTGGGTTAGGCGCAGGCAGTGCCCTAACGGCGATCGCACTTGGGTCTCTCGGTCAGGCTAAGTCTGGCCTGGCTCAAGGAACTTCTGGAGGAGTGCTCAATCTCTATTCGGCGCGGCATTACGACACTGATGACGCACTCTATAGCAGCTTTTCTGAACGCACAGGGGTGCAGATCAATCTAGTTGAGGCAGATGCCGATCAATTGATTGAGCGGATTAAGAGCGAAGGAACCAATAGCCCAGCCGACATCTTTATGACGGTGGATGCGGGACGGTTGTGGCGTGCCCAACAGGAAGGCTTGTTGCAGCCTGTCTCCTCCCGGACACTGGAGCAGGCAATTCCAGCCAACTTGCGGGAGCCTCAGGGTCACTGGTTTGGTCTGTCTAAGCGAGCTCGGGTCATTGTTTACAACAAAGAACGGGTGAACCCAGCAGAGCTTTCAACCTATGAAAACTTGGCTGATCCAAAATGGCGAGGACGTATCTTGGTTCGCTCGTCAACCCATGTTTACAACCAGTCGTTGACTGGGGCGATTTTAGCGGCGGCTGGGGCTGAAGCCACTGAGGCTTGGGCACGGGGATTGGTCGCTAACTTTGCTCGTCCGCCCGAAGGTAACGACACAGCTCAGATTCAAGCTGTTGCTGCGGGTGTGGGTGATCTGGCAATCGTGAATACTTACTATATGGCTCGCTTAGCCAAGTCTCAAAATCCTGAAGAGCAGGCAGTTGCTGAGCGAGTTGCGCTCTTCTTCCCGAATCAGCGCGATCGCGGTACTCACGTCAACATCAGTGGGGCGGGTGTCCTTAGAAATGCTCGTAATAAAGAGGCAGCGGTTGCCTTTTTGGAGCATCTGGTCAGCACTCAAGCTCAAGAAATCTTTGCGATCGGCAATAACGAGTATCCGGTTGTCCCGGGAGCACCGATTGACTCCACCATTCGTGGGTTTGGGCAGTTTCGCGAAGATAGCGTGAATGCGGCTGTGTTTGGGCGCAACAACGCCGAAGCTCTACGCATCATGGATCGTGCAGGTTGGCGGTAG
- a CDS encoding glycosyl hydrolase family 57 translates to MLSAPSSSTETTPDFPELVDGLPNLSGWESQVLNVTQQSKAVFLPKTNLQLENVTAGFAIALHMHQPTIPAGANGELISNLQYMFEHQGEGDNHNAGVFAWCYSRMGEFIPELVSQGCNPRVMLDYSGNLLWGLRQMGRDDVLNSLKRIACDPTYQPYVEWLGTMWSHAVAPSTPIPDLKLHIQAWQHHFAAIFGWDALARVKGFSPPEMHLPNHPDTLYEFVKALKECGYRWILVQEHSVETLTGESLGYKHIPHRLVARNSHGETISITALIKTQGSDTKLVGQMQPYYEAKTLNRQTISGVSIPPLVSQIGDGENGGVMMNEFPNAFKTAWYDLRGQGNRGTVGMNGTEYLELIEATGCNPDDYPTCQAVGQHHIWSRVDSDRPTPELVAQTINALKQENPNFHMDGSSWTNNLSWVKGYENVLTPMTELSARFHQAIDPLLAADPSLTQQTRYRNALLHNLLLQTSCFRYWGQGAWTEYARELHRRGEAILTHDF, encoded by the coding sequence ATGCTATCTGCCCCTTCATCCAGCACCGAAACGACTCCTGATTTCCCCGAACTTGTCGATGGGTTGCCCAATCTCAGTGGTTGGGAATCACAGGTATTGAATGTGACGCAACAGTCCAAAGCGGTGTTTCTGCCCAAGACCAACCTGCAATTGGAGAATGTTACCGCCGGATTTGCGATCGCCCTCCACATGCACCAACCCACCATTCCAGCCGGAGCAAACGGCGAGTTGATCAGCAACTTGCAATATATGTTTGAGCATCAGGGCGAAGGTGATAATCACAACGCCGGGGTGTTTGCCTGGTGCTATTCCCGCATGGGAGAGTTTATCCCAGAGTTAGTCAGTCAGGGCTGTAACCCACGAGTCATGCTCGACTACTCTGGCAACTTGCTCTGGGGTTTGCGGCAAATGGGACGAGACGACGTGCTCAATTCCCTCAAACGGATCGCTTGCGACCCGACTTACCAACCTTATGTGGAGTGGTTGGGTACGATGTGGAGCCATGCGGTTGCTCCCTCTACTCCCATTCCCGACCTGAAACTCCACATTCAAGCGTGGCAACACCACTTTGCCGCCATCTTTGGCTGGGATGCACTGGCGCGAGTCAAAGGCTTCTCACCGCCAGAGATGCATCTGCCCAATCACCCCGACACCCTCTATGAATTCGTCAAAGCCCTGAAGGAGTGCGGCTACCGTTGGATTCTCGTACAAGAACATTCCGTTGAAACCCTGACTGGCGAATCGCTGGGTTACAAACATATCCCCCATCGACTTGTTGCCCGCAATTCTCACGGGGAAACCATTAGCATCACCGCTTTGATTAAAACGCAGGGGTCAGACACCAAACTGGTGGGGCAAATGCAGCCTTATTACGAAGCCAAGACGCTGAACCGTCAAACCATCAGCGGTGTCTCCATTCCGCCCCTGGTGTCCCAAATTGGGGACGGTGAAAATGGTGGGGTGATGATGAATGAGTTTCCCAATGCCTTTAAAACCGCCTGGTACGACCTGCGAGGTCAGGGCAATCGCGGTACTGTGGGCATGAACGGCACGGAGTATTTGGAACTGATCGAAGCGACAGGCTGTAACCCCGACGACTACCCCACCTGTCAAGCGGTGGGACAACACCACATCTGGAGCCGAGTTGACTCCGATCGCCCCACCCCAGAGTTAGTCGCTCAAACCATCAATGCCCTCAAACAAGAAAACCCTAACTTCCATATGGATGGTAGCTCCTGGACGAATAACCTCAGTTGGGTCAAGGGCTACGAAAACGTGCTCACGCCCATGACCGAACTCAGTGCCCGTTTTCATCAGGCGATCGACCCTCTATTAGCTGCCGATCCTTCTCTCACTCAGCAAACCCGCTACCGCAACGCCTTATTGCACAACCTCTTGTTACAAACGAGTTGTTTCCGCTATTGGGGGCAGGGTGCCTGGACGGAGTATGCCCGCGAACTGCACCGACGCGGTGAAGCTATTCTCACCCATGATTTTTAG
- a CDS encoding ABC transporter ATP-binding protein has product MSLSAILQLDGIYRQFPRSPQPAVQGVSLSLQQGDLLGLLGPSGCGKTTLLRLIAGFEQPQSGAIALGGRTVAGDGVWVPPEQRDVGMVFQDYALFPHLTVAENIAFGLQQRGATAKELVKERVKEAIALIGLSGTEQRYPHELSGGQQQRIALARALAPRPKIILLDEPLSNLDVQVRWRLRQEVRDILKATNTSGVFVTHDQEEALSIADQVAVMRQGQLEQIGTPEEIYRHPTSRFVAEFVTQANFIPAQRSERGWETEIGMFPASADDVSLSAGDLMLCQEDLQLELDATGEVVVRDRQFLGREYCYWLQTRSGKVLYARTPATFVLAVGTAVRISATRLKVFPADR; this is encoded by the coding sequence ATGAGCCTGTCTGCTATCTTGCAACTCGATGGTATTTATCGACAATTTCCGCGATCGCCCCAACCTGCCGTTCAAGGGGTATCGCTAAGTTTGCAGCAGGGCGATTTGTTGGGTTTGTTGGGTCCGTCGGGCTGTGGCAAAACGACGCTGTTGCGGTTAATCGCTGGATTTGAGCAACCTCAGTCAGGGGCGATCGCCCTGGGGGGACGGACGGTTGCTGGCGATGGCGTGTGGGTTCCTCCAGAGCAGCGCGATGTGGGGATGGTGTTTCAGGACTATGCGCTGTTTCCCCATTTGACGGTCGCTGAGAATATTGCCTTTGGCTTGCAACAACGGGGAGCAACTGCCAAAGAGTTAGTGAAGGAGCGAGTCAAGGAGGCGATCGCACTAATTGGCTTGAGTGGCACGGAACAGCGATATCCCCATGAGCTATCGGGCGGGCAACAACAGCGAATTGCGCTGGCTCGTGCGCTGGCTCCCCGTCCCAAAATCATTTTGCTAGATGAACCCCTGAGCAATCTGGATGTGCAGGTGCGGTGGCGATTGCGTCAGGAGGTGCGGGATATCCTCAAAGCGACCAATACCTCTGGGGTATTTGTCACCCATGACCAGGAAGAAGCTCTGTCGATCGCCGATCAGGTGGCGGTGATGCGGCAGGGACAGTTGGAGCAAATTGGCACACCAGAAGAGATTTATCGCCATCCCACATCGCGGTTTGTGGCGGAGTTTGTCACCCAAGCCAACTTTATTCCTGCTCAACGGTCTGAACGAGGGTGGGAAACTGAGATTGGTATGTTCCCGGCTTCAGCCGATGATGTCAGCCTGTCAGCAGGCGATCTAATGCTCTGTCAGGAAGACCTTCAATTAGAGCTAGATGCGACTGGGGAAGTGGTGGTGCGCGATCGCCAGTTTTTGGGGCGGGAGTATTGCTACTGGTTGCAGACGCGATCGGGCAAGGTCCTGTATGCCCGGACTCCTGCAACCTTTGTGCTGGCGGTTGGAACAGCAGTAAGGATATCTGCAACTCGGCTTAAAGTTTTTCCGGCAGATCGATAG
- a CDS encoding ABC transporter permease produces the protein MSLQNLNRRPSFPGLNGWVLLVGAIALLPATPILFVLSSLFAPTREVWAHLVATVLGRYVLNSVGLMLGVGLGVSLIGVSTAWLVTCCQFKGSRWLEWGLLLPLAAPAYLLAYVYTELLEFYGPVQGFLRSLFGWERVSDYWFPDIRSLGGAVLMLTLVLYPYVYLLARTAFLEQSTCTLEASRSLGCTPWQSFYRVALPLARPAIAAGVALALMETLSDFGTVEFFGVDTFTTGIYRTWFGMGERLAASQLAAVLLLFITGLILVERWFRRQARYHHTRSQTPPKHQLRSWRAAIAQLVCLLPLTLGFFVPAGVLLHMTLNNLGQLTDDRFWSFARNSFTLAALTAIVGVAIALILAYGIRLQPTVGTVLAVRIASIGYAVPGSVIAVGVLVPMGRLDNAIDATLRNTIGISTGLLLSGTIIALVFAYLVRFLAIALGSVESSLGRVKPSLDDAARSLGHTPSSTLLKIHAPLIRGGLLTAAILVFVDVMKELPATLIVRPFNFDTLAVRVYHLAADERLAEAAAPALAIVAVGVIPVILLSRQMARS, from the coding sequence ATGTCTCTCCAAAATCTCAATCGCCGACCTTCATTCCCTGGACTCAATGGATGGGTATTGCTGGTAGGCGCGATCGCCCTCCTCCCGGCAACCCCGATTCTATTCGTGTTGAGTAGCCTGTTCGCGCCGACCCGTGAGGTCTGGGCACATTTGGTCGCAACCGTTCTGGGGCGTTATGTGTTGAATTCGGTGGGGCTGATGCTGGGGGTTGGTCTGGGAGTGAGCCTGATTGGGGTCAGCACCGCTTGGCTCGTTACCTGCTGCCAGTTCAAAGGAAGCCGTTGGCTAGAGTGGGGATTGCTTCTACCATTAGCGGCTCCTGCTTATTTGTTGGCGTACGTTTACACTGAGTTGCTGGAGTTTTATGGACCTGTCCAGGGGTTCCTGCGATCGCTGTTTGGCTGGGAACGGGTCAGCGACTACTGGTTCCCCGACATTCGCTCGCTGGGTGGGGCGGTGTTGATGTTGACGCTGGTGCTTTATCCCTACGTCTACCTGTTAGCTCGAACGGCATTTTTAGAGCAATCAACCTGCACACTTGAGGCAAGCCGCAGTCTGGGCTGCACTCCGTGGCAAAGCTTTTATCGCGTGGCACTGCCCCTGGCGCGTCCGGCGATCGCAGCTGGGGTTGCCCTGGCTCTGATGGAAACACTGAGCGACTTTGGTACGGTCGAATTCTTTGGTGTCGATACCTTCACCACCGGGATCTATCGCACCTGGTTTGGCATGGGCGAACGGTTGGCTGCCTCTCAACTAGCAGCGGTGTTGCTCTTATTCATTACTGGCCTGATTCTTGTAGAACGTTGGTTTCGGCGACAGGCGCGTTACCATCACACCCGTTCTCAAACCCCTCCCAAACATCAACTCCGGAGTTGGCGGGCGGCGATCGCTCAACTGGTTTGCCTCTTGCCCCTGACACTGGGCTTTTTCGTCCCGGCAGGTGTGTTGCTTCACATGACGCTGAACAACCTGGGGCAACTGACGGACGATCGCTTCTGGAGCTTTGCCCGCAATAGTTTTACCCTGGCAGCGTTGACCGCCATTGTGGGAGTCGCGATCGCCCTCATCCTGGCATACGGCATCCGCCTACAGCCAACGGTTGGAACGGTTTTAGCCGTGCGAATTGCTTCCATTGGCTACGCTGTGCCCGGTTCCGTCATTGCGGTTGGTGTGCTCGTCCCCATGGGCAGATTGGACAACGCCATCGATGCCACCCTGCGAAATACGATTGGTATCTCCACAGGGTTGTTACTAAGCGGCACGATTATTGCGCTGGTGTTTGCCTATCTCGTGCGATTTCTGGCGATCGCCCTGGGGTCAGTCGAGTCTAGCCTGGGTCGAGTCAAACCCAGTCTGGATGATGCGGCTCGTTCCCTGGGTCACACTCCCAGCAGCACCCTGCTCAAAATCCATGCGCCCTTGATTCGAGGGGGATTGCTCACGGCGGCTATCCTCGTTTTTGTCGATGTGATGAAAGAGTTACCCGCTACTCTCATCGTTCGACCCTTTAACTTCGACACACTAGCCGTACGGGTTTATCACCTTGCTGCGGATGAACGCCTCGCCGAAGCTGCTGCTCCCGCTCTGGCGATCGTCGCTGTGGGAGTGATTCCTGTCATTCTTTTAAGTCGGCAAATGGCACGCAGTTAG
- a CDS encoding pentapeptide repeat-containing protein, producing the protein MKHAISPVLCLLLLGGAIASCAKPDPQTQLLQTKDCIECDLQGMDFSQADLSQAKLNQANLSNANLSGTDLSQALLDSTNLSNANLSGANLSTAGLASATLKDADLTGANLEGAFLRTADLSNANLSGANLTNSDLTGAILTNTNLEGATLKGAIMPDGSIHE; encoded by the coding sequence ATGAAACACGCTATTTCCCCGGTGTTGTGCCTACTGCTGCTAGGGGGGGCGATCGCCAGTTGCGCGAAGCCCGACCCGCAAACTCAACTCTTGCAAACGAAAGATTGCATCGAGTGCGATCTGCAAGGCATGGATTTTAGTCAAGCTGACTTAAGTCAAGCCAAACTGAACCAGGCAAATCTCAGCAACGCCAACCTCAGTGGTACGGATTTGAGTCAAGCTTTGTTAGACAGCACGAATCTGAGTAACGCCAACCTGAGCGGCGCGAACCTCAGCACGGCGGGGCTTGCTTCTGCCACTCTCAAAGATGCCGATCTGACAGGTGCCAATTTGGAAGGGGCATTTTTGAGAACGGCTGACTTGAGCAACGCCAATCTCAGCGGCGCGAATCTCACGAATAGCGACTTGACCGGAGCCATCTTGACCAACACCAACTTAGAGGGTGCCACTTTGAAGGGGGCGATTATGCCCGATGGCAGCATTCATGAGTAG